The proteins below come from a single Microtus ochrogaster isolate Prairie Vole_2 chromosome 8, MicOch1.0, whole genome shotgun sequence genomic window:
- the Dclre1a gene encoding DNA cross-link repair 1A protein, with the protein MLEEDTLWEKDIWEYKSKRKPKPAHPNNCSQNIPESVGKATDGKDQSKRKGNKRRTTDDKDNPKGPGVCLEETGCPISVGASQNSSAGEEVPQSESKETTPRKSRRTPKKKQVSPRVRPVYDGYCPSCQMPFSSLLGQTPQWHVFECLESPPISDTECPEGLRCTCTIPSHFKKYTHLLLAQSRASNEPLSSPTQVSAPLSSPSHTPAGHFTAAKPDPSCNPEEKWPVHLNTENLRKVLEDSSLLVQCLKTSQLPAETDRKIPASTGPQVSLAPQRAGFVKKDKLVGGDLPLSAEALNGQSSSQSTRAPSPEGDSGSCEISYSPLQSDAETYDFDGEPDDSQPELFSTQSSKDSCLEEDGSAIFETFLDKPFPKEREGVRPRARSLLAQAEFSGLCEGSAVRGSFQLPSRGAPPHTDTGLLLFSPALTVGCAASDDQTTKAKPGEPPRSHSLGSSQQTQKIETSAVSGQVSLPFRTSATSKPPEKEGGDHLPLHPTQSQIRGLGSKGLGATIANSACACRKGEKPSGAPLAKSLSTLPSSPKCNASQPSKKAMKQMDIGVFFGLPPKKQAEPSPRASAVGGPNASPGVSPKDKRRPPRKRKAENSLSDLELDSGNLNESQHSTELSQERTQRQRKRHKKSDSPWEGAPQRLEVGAVSLNQSKAFVSRTLDRRQRGSRGISESSGAREARRACPFYKRIPGTGFTVDAFQYGEVEGCTAYFLTHFHSDHYAGLSKDSTFPIYCSKITGNLLKQKLRVQEQYVHQLPMDTECVVDGVKVVLLDANHCPGATMILFRLPNGPVILHTGDFRANPSMERSLLAGHRVHTLYLDTTYCSPEFTFPSQQEVIQFAINTAFEAVTLNPRALVVCGTYCIGKEKVFLAVADVLGSKVGMSQEKYRTLQSLNIPEVNSLITTDMASSSVHLLPMMQINFKGLQSHLKKCAGKYDQILAFRPTGWTHSNNITSIADITPQTKGNISIYGIPYSEHSSYLEMKRFVQWLKPQKIIPTVNVGTFKSRNAMEKCFKEWRLEAGY; encoded by the exons ATGTTAGAAGAAGACACACTTTGGGAGAAAGACATCTGGGAATATAAATCTAAACGAAAACCAAAACCAGCACATCCAAATAATTGTTCTCAAAATATCCCAGAATCTGTTGGAAAAGCAACAGATGGAAAAGACCAGTCAAAacgaaaaggaaacaaaagaagaaccacaGACGATAAAGACAACCCAAAGGGCCCCGGCGTATGCCTTGAAGAAACAGGCTGTCCGATTTCTGTAGGTGCCAGTCAGAATTCTAGCGCTGGAGAGGAGGTTCCGCAGTCTGAAAGCAAAGAGACTACTCCAAGAAAGAGCCGTAGGACGCCCAAAAAGAAACAAGTGTCCCCAAGGGTACGCCCAGTTTACGATGGATACTGCCCAAGCTGTCAGATGCCCTTTTCCTCCTTGCTAGGTCAGACGCCCCAATGGCATGTTTTTGAGTGTTTGGAATCTCCACCAATCTCTGACACAG AGTGTCCCGAGGGTCTTCGGTGTACCTGCACAATTCCTTCTCATTTTAAGAAATATACTCACCTCCTGCTTGCTCAGAGTAGGGCTAGCAATGAACCTCTCAGCAGCCCGACACAGGTGTCTGCGCCCCTCAGCAGCCCGTCACACACACCTGCTGGACATTTTACTGCAGCAAAGCCAGACCCTTCCTGTAACCCCGAGGAAAAATGGCCCGTGCATCTGAACACGGAGAATTTAAGGAAAGTTTTAGAGGATTCTTCGTTGCTGGTACAATGTCTAAAAACATCCCAGCTTCCAGCCGAGACTGACAGAAAGATTCCCGCTTCCACGGGCCCTCAGGTGTCCCTGGCTCCACAACGTGCAGGGTTTGTTAAGAAGGACAAGCTTGTGGGAGGTGATTTGCCTCTTTCCGCGGAGGCATTAAACGGTCAAAGCAGCTCCCAGAGTACGAGGGCGCCATCGCCGGAAGGCGACAGTGGCAGCTGTGAGATCTCTTACTCCCCGCTGCAGAGTGATGCGGAGACTTACGACTTCGATGGAGAGCCGGATGATTCACAGCCGGAGCTGTTCTCTACCCAGAGCTCTAAGgacagctgcctggaagaagatGGCTCTGCCATATTTGAAACATTTCTTGATAAACCCTTCCCGAAGGAGCGAGAGGGAGTCCGCCCGCGGGCGAGAAGCCTGCTGGCTCAGGCTGAGTTCAGTGGCTTGTGTGAAGGCAGTGCTGTGAGAGGTTCATTTCAGCTTCCGTCCCGAGGtgccccaccacacacagacacgggCTTGCTCTTGTTTTCGCCTGCATTAACAGTAGGGTGTGCCGCTTCTGATGATCAAACCACTAAAGCCAAACCTGGTGAGCCGCCCAGATCTCACTCACTTGGATCAAGccaacagacacagaaaattGAAACGTCAGCTGTTAGCGGTCAGGTCTCTCTGCCATTCCGTACAAGTGCCACGTCAAAGCCGCctgaaaaggagggaggagatcaCCTGCCTTTGCATCCGACCCAAAGTCAAATAAGAGGGTTAGGGAGTAAGGGCTTGGGTGCTACCATCGCTAACTCGGCCTGTGCCtgcagaaagggagaaaagccTTCTGGTGCGCCTCTCGCCAAATCTTTGAGCACTTTGCCCTCCAGTCCCAAGTGCAATGCCAGTCAACCTTCCAAGAAGGCAATGAAGCAGATGGACATAGGTGTGTTTTTTGGATTACCACCCAAAAAACAAGCAGAGCCGTCGCCGAGGGCAAGTGCGGTAGGTGGGCCAAATGCCAGTCCAGGTGTGAGTCCTAAGGACAAGAGGCGCCCGCCGCGCAAGAGGAAAGCGGAAAACTCCCTAAGTGACTTAGAATTGGATTCAGGGAATTTAAATGAGAGTCAGCACTCTACGGAACTGTCCCAAGAGAGGACACAACGTCAAAGGAAGAGACATAAAAAGTCAGATTCACCGTGGGAAGGAGCACCTCAGAGGTTAGAAGTGGGAGCAGTCAGTTTAAACCAAAGCAAAGCCTTTGTAAGCCGGACTCTTGACAGGCggcagagagggagcagaggcaTTTCAGAGTCGTCTGGTGCCAGGGAAGCAAGAAGAGCCTGTCCGTTCTATAAGAGAATCCCCG GAACTGGCTTCACCGTGGACGCTTTCCAGTACGGTGAGGTTGAAGGCTGCACCGCCTATTTCCTCACGCATTTCCATTCCGATCACTATGCCGGCTTGTCTAAGGActccacattcccaatttactgTAGTAAG ATAACCGGCAACTTGTTGAAGCAGAAGCTCCGTGTGCAAGAGCAGTACGTCCATCAGCTGCCGATGGACACTGAGTGTGTAGTGGACGGTGTCAAGGTTGTTTTGCTGGATGCCAATCA CTGTCCAGGTGCTACCATGATCCTTTTCCGTCTTCCCAATGGCCCTGTCATACTGCACACGGGAGACTTCCGAGCCAACCCCAGCATGGAGCGCTCTCTTCTCGCAGGCCACAGAGTCCACACGCTCTACTTAGACACCAC ATACTGCAGCCCAGAATTTACCTTCCCGTCCCAGCAGGAGGTTATCCAGTTTGCCATCAACACTGCCTTTGAGGCCGTAACTCTAAACCCTCGTGCTCTTGTTGTCTGTGGCACGTACTGTATCGGAAAGGAGAAAGTCTTCCTAG CCGTTGCTGATGTTTTGGGTTCAAAGGTGGGCATGTCCCAAGAAAAATACAGGACTTTACAGAGCCTCAATATTCCAGAAGTCAATTCCCTCATAACTACAGACATGGCCAGTTCTTCAGTTCACCTCCTCCCAATGATGCAAATTAATTTTAAG GGCTTACAGAGTCACCTGAAGAAGTGTGCTGGAAAATATGATCAGATTTTGGCTTTTCGACCTACAGGATGGACACATTCCAATAACATAACAAGCATAGCGGATATCACTCCCCAGACGAAAGGAAATATATCAATATATG